AAAGTGAATCATAATGAAAGCTGTTAATGCGAAAATGACCAAGCCGTTGAACCTCGGCACGAGGGTGCCTACCTGCGATAATTCCGGGGCCAAGATCCTGAAGATAATCGCTGTGAAGGGCGGGAAGACTGTCAAGAACAGGATTCCTGCTGCAGGCATCGGCGACCTGGTCTGGGCTGCTGTCGTCAAGGGCAAGCCTGACATGAGGAAGCAGGTTGTTTTTGCTGTGATTGTGAGGCAGAAG
This genomic stretch from Candidatus Woesearchaeota archaeon harbors:
- a CDS encoding 50S ribosomal protein L14, producing MKAVNAKMTKPLNLGTRVPTCDNSGAKILKIIAVKGGKTVKNRIPAAGIGDLVWAAVVKGKPDMRKQVVFAVIVRQKKEYQRPDGIRIQFEDNAAVVLKDDKGNPKGTIYKGPIAKEAAERWPAVAKIASIIL